A single window of Ischnura elegans chromosome 8, ioIscEleg1.1, whole genome shotgun sequence DNA harbors:
- the LOC124164445 gene encoding homeobox even-skipped homolog protein 2-like, producing the protein MKSLFADYKTPTMAECEMLGREIGLPKRVVQVWFQNARAKEKKSKLAMQKAAGFTGNTVETETQRPPEDCRLCNFKYSHKYSVQDHVFTRRHIDAVKAAIEGGTGGGGAIGGVGGGGTVPVGMRSDTQDSSPSTPFTVPPTPPLGTSNNNPPNDPPSTPPSSTQPGTPQHSSQQQQQQQQLAQLQMLQMAAAAASFPNSLSAAAMAMAAKDAGKNPSSAAAAAAAALLGSGGGGGGGGGGGNGAGGGGQGAGQGGQGGMPGAEDMALFHQLYGLGLAGFPQGNLFLHPAMFSAASECSFPF; encoded by the coding sequence ATGAAGTCCCTGTTCGCGGACTACAAGACCCCGACGATGGCCGAGTGCGAGATGCTGGGTAGGGAGATCGGGCTGCCCAAGAGGGTGGTCCAGGTATGGTTCCAGAACGCCAGGGCCAAGGAGAAAAAGAGCAAGCTCGCCATGCAAAAGGCCGCCGGGTTCACGGGCAACACGGTGGAGACGGAAACCCAGCGGCCCCCAGAGGACTGCCGCCTTTGCAACTTCAAGTACTCCCACAAATACTCTGTGCAAGACCATGTTTTCACCCGGCGGCACATCGACGCGGTAAAGGCGGCCATCGAAGGTGGGACCGGCGGTGGAGGAGCCATCGGGGGGGTCGGCGGTGGCGGCACTGTCCCCGTCGGCATGCGGTCCGACACCCAGGACTCCTCGCCCTCCACGCCGTTCACTGTCCCTCCCACGCCCCCGCTAGGGACTTCCAACAACAATCCACCTAATGACCCACCTTCAACGCCCCCATCGAGCACGCAGCCAGGAACACCACAACACTCCTcccaacaacagcagcaacaacaacagctaGCCCAGTTGCAGATGTTGCAGATGGCTGCGGCGGCCGCTTCCTTTCCGAACTCCCTCTCCGCAGCGGCGATGGCGATGGCCGCCAAGGATGCCGGGAAAAACCCGTCTTCAGCAGCCGCTGCGGCCGCTGCCGCCCTCCTGggtagcggcggcggcggaggcggcggTGGAGGCGGCGGCAACGGTGCGGGAGGTGGCGGTCAAGGTGCCGGGCAAGGAGGACAGGGCGGCATGCCCGGAGCCGAAGACATGGCCCTCTTCCACCAACTCTACG